One region of Brachyhypopomus gauderio isolate BG-103 chromosome 9, BGAUD_0.2, whole genome shotgun sequence genomic DNA includes:
- the aig1 gene encoding androgen-induced gene 1 protein isoform X3 gives MALIPSQILRVAILLSYFSIICNYKAIDMPAHQTYGGSWKFLTFINLHLDQRCCQQGTGKAVTEADWPA, from the exons ATGGCGCTCATTCCGTCCCAGATCCTAAGAGTAGCGATACTCTTGTCATATTTCTCCATCATCTGCAATTATAAAGCCATAGACATGCCCGCGCATCAGACATACGGTGGTAGCTGGAAGTTTCTAACGTTCATAAATTTG CATCTTGACCAAAGGTGCTGCCAGCAGGGAACAGGAAAGGCAGTTACGGAAGCTGATTGGCCTGCGTGA
- the aig1 gene encoding androgen-induced gene 1 protein isoform X4, protein MALIPSQILRVAILLSYFSIICNYKAIDMPAHQTYGGSWKFLTFINLNVLQICR, encoded by the exons ATGGCGCTCATTCCGTCCCAGATCCTAAGAGTAGCGATACTCTTGTCATATTTCTCCATCATCTGCAATTATAAAGCCATAGACATGCCCGCGCATCAGACATACGGTGGTAGCTGGAAGTTTCTAACGTTCATAAATTTG AATGTACTGCAGATATGCAGATAG